In one window of Anser cygnoides isolate HZ-2024a breed goose chromosome 3, Taihu_goose_T2T_genome, whole genome shotgun sequence DNA:
- the DNAJC27 gene encoding dnaJ homolog subfamily C member 27 yields MEANAPKRKEPRKALRIKVISMGNAEVGKSCIIKRYCEKRFVPKYLATIGIDYGVTKVQIRDREIKVNIFDMAGHPFFYEVRNEFYKDTQGVILVYDVGQKESFDALDAWLAEMKQELGPHGNMDNVVFVVCANKIDCTKHRSVDESEGRLWAESRGFLYFETSAQTGEGINEMFQTFYSAIIDLCDNGGRRPASSMGVGFTKEQADAIRRIRNSKDSWDMLGVKPGATRDEVNKAYRKLAVLLHPDKCVAPGSEDAFKAVVNARTALLKNIK; encoded by the exons ATGGAGGCGAACGCGCCGAAGCGGAAGGAGCCGCGCAAGGCGCTGCGGATCAAAGTCATCTCCATGGGCAACGCGGAGGTGGGCAAG aGCTGCATTATAAAGCGCTACTGCGAGAAGAGGTTCGTTCCCAAATACCTGGCGACCATCGGCATCGACTACGGCGTCACAAA AGTGCAGATCAGAGACCGAGAGATCAAAGTGAACATCTTTGACATGGCAGGGCACCCGTTCTTCTACGAG GTGAGGAACGAGTTTTACAAGGACACGCAGGGAGTCATCCTGGTCTATGACGTCGGCCAGAAGGAGTCGTTCGATGCACTGGACGCGTGGCTGGCCGAGAtgaagcaggagctgggccCTCACGGGAACATGGACAACGTCGTCTTCGTTGTCTGTGCAAACAAG ATTGACTGCACCAAGCACCGCAGCGTGGATGAAAGCGAGGGGCGGCTCTGGGCAGAGAGCCGGGgctttctttactttgagaCGTCGGCACAAACGGGAGAGGGAATCAACGAGATGTTCCAG ACTTTCTACTCTGCCATCATCGACCTATGCGACAACGGCGGGAGGCGCCCCGCCTCCAGCATGGGGGTCGGCTTCACCAAAGAGCAGGCAGACGCCATTCGTAGGATCCGCAACAGCAAGGACAGCTGGGACATGCTGGGTGTCAAGCCTGGAGCCACCAG GGACGAGGTGAACAAAGCCTACAGGAAGCTGGCCGTGCTGCTCCACCCCGACAAGTGCGTGGCTCCCGGCAGCGAAGACGCCTTCAAAGCCGTGGTGAACGCCCGGACTGCGCTCCTCAAAAACATCAAGTAG